Proteins encoded in a region of the Triticum dicoccoides isolate Atlit2015 ecotype Zavitan chromosome 3A, WEW_v2.0, whole genome shotgun sequence genome:
- the LOC119268444 gene encoding probable phosphatase PSR2 isoform X3 gives MAEVSLLHGESDTSATGLLPVSFLSCGPRSMAHIWHCGPVEKVCRSRTPASCKDYQQITTTVPVSVPSSSGLETILTPNPMYSDIQLKDVNYNATAMEESTEFLQLILSGNDEGYNTSSELQVWDVLDFYFSESFSDVQFDSIMGFTSDVSTSSHDYMNIADLVERPVALLSLNETEEPNNAANKALVDHSRMDPDDTSLYLQMKPPDSEIESTSASQDVIGIEYVDSIPRGLPSNEKLHSRGLPDLMDVDSSNRLRKSPVRTKHVTLVLDLDETLVHSTLDHCDISDFSIQVFFNMKDHTVHVTQRPYLKMFLEKVAQMFELVIFTASQRIYAEQIIDRLDPDGKLISQRIYRESCIFSDGSYTKDLTILGVHLAKVAIIDNTPQVFQLQVDNGIPIKSWFDDPADQELVELLPFLETLVDAEDVRPLISKTFHGKVQQD, from the exons GAAGTCAGCTTGTTGCATGGTGAATCTGACACATCAGCTACCGGTTTACTGCCAGTGTCATTCTTGTCATGTGGTCCTCGATCTATG GCTCATATCTGGCATTGTGGTCCTGTTGAAAAAGTATGTCGATCTAGGACCCCTGCCAGTTGTAAGGATTATCAGCAAATTACCACAACG GTTCCAGTATCAGTTCCGTCATCATCTGGCCTTGAAACCATCCTAACACCTAATCCAATGTACAGTGATATTCAGTTGAAAGATGTGAACTACAATGCTACAG CAATGGAGGAAAGCACCGAGTTCCTTCAGCTGATTCTTAGTGGCAATGATGAAGGCTACAATACTTCAAGCGAACTACAAGTTTGGGATGTTCTGGACTTCTACTTCTCAGAAAGTTTTTCTGATGTACAATTTGATAGTATAATGGGTTTTACAAGTGATGTCAGTACTTCCTCTCATGATTATATGAATATTGCTGACTTGGTAGAGCGGCCTGTGGCACTCCTGTCTCTCAATGAGACAGAGGAACCAAATAATGCAGCCAATAAGGCTCTGGTCGACCACAGTAGAATGGACCCAGATGACACATCCTTGTACCTTCAAATGAAACCACCAGATTCAGAAATCGAAAGTACTTCTGCCTCTCAGGATGTGATAGGAATTGAGTATGTCGATTCAATTCCTAGAGGTCTACCTTCAAATGAAAAGCTTCATTCTAGAGGTCTGCCTGATTTAATGGATGTTGACTCATCCAATCGTCTACGAAAATCACCAGTGAGAACGAAGCATGTCACTCTTGTACTTGATTTGGATG AGACTCTTGTCCATTCAACATTGGATCACTGTGACATATCTGATTTCAGCATTCAAGTTTTCTTCAATATGAAAGACCATACAGTTCATGTGACACAAAGGCCCTACCTGAAGATGTTCCTTGAGAAGGTAGCTCAGATGTTTGAGCTTGTCATTTTCACAGCAAGTCAGAGAATCTATGCTGAGCAGATAATAGATAGGCTTGACCCTGATGGGAAATTGATCTCGCAACGAATTTATCGTGAGTCGTGTATATTCTCTGATGGCAGCTATACAAAAGACCTGACAATTCTAGGAGTCCACTTGGCAAAAGTTGCTATAATTGACAATACGCCACAG GTTTTCCAGTTGCAAGTCGATAATGGCATCCCGATAAAGAGCTGGTTTGACGACCCCGCGGACCAGGAACTGGTTGAGTTACTCCCGTTCCTCGAGACCCTTGTTGATGCCGAGGACGTAAGGCCACTAATCTCAAAGACTTTTCATGGCAAAGTCCAGCAGGATTAG